Within Candidatus Methylomirabilota bacterium, the genomic segment GAGATCGTCGTGGGCGGCGTCGCCGTGACCGCGGGCATGCGTCGCGAGCTCAGCCGGCGGTTGGGCTACGTGGTCCAGGAGGGCGCGCTCTACCCGCACCTGACTGCCGCCGGCAACGCCACGCTGGGGGCGCGCGCCGAGGGATGGAGCGCCGAGCGCCAGTGCGCCCGCGTCGCGGCCCTGGCCGACCTGGTCGGGCTCGAGCGCGGCCTGCTCGATCGCTACCCGGCTCAGCTGAGCGGCGGGCAGCGGCAGCGCGTGGGGCTCATGCGGGCCCTGATGCTCGACCCCCCGGTGCTCCTCCTCGACGAGCCCCTGGGCGCGCTGGATCCCATCGCGCGCGCCGAGCTCCAGGTGCACCTGGCCCGCATCTTCCGGGAGCTGGGCAAGACCGTCCTCCTGGTGACGCACGACGTCCGTGAGGCGTTCGTCTTCGGCTCTCACATCACCCTGCTGAACGGCGGCCGCGTGGTGCAGCAGGGCACATTCGCCGAGCTGGCCCGGCAGCCGGCCCAGCCGTTCGTCGCCGACTTCCTCCGCGCCCAGGCCCAGCCCCCGGAGATGACGGAGTTTCTGTGAGGGCGGCCCGCCGCGCATGGGCGGCCGCGGCGGTCCTCGTCGCCGCGGCGCTGGCCCCCTCCGCTGCGGCCGCGGACGAGACACCGATCCGCGTGGGCTCGAAGTCCTTCACCGAGAGCTACATCCTGGGAGAGATCGTGGCCCAGCTCATCGAGCAAGCGGGCGAGGCGCGGGCGGAGCGCCGCCTGGGGCTGGGCGGCACGGGCATCGTCTACGGGGCGCTGACCAGCGGGGACGTCGACATCTATGTCGAGTACACGGGCACCATCAGCCGCATGATCCTCAAGGCCCCGTCGGTCACGACCCTCGATGCGTTGCGCGAGCGCCTCCGGCCGCTGAGCCTCACCGTGAGCGATTCGCTCGGCTTCGACAACACCTACGCGCTGGCCGTCCGGCGCGAGACGGCGATGAAGCTGAATCTCCGGACGATCAGCGATCTCCGCCGGCATCCGCATCTCACGGCCGCCTTCGATCCCGGCTTCCTCGAGCGGGAGGACGGCTGGCCGGGGCTCCGCCGGCACTACGGCCTCAACCTGGCTTCCGTGCGCATCATGGAGCACGCGCTGACCTATCCCGCGC encodes:
- a CDS encoding ATP-binding cassette domain-containing protein; this translates as MIALDVVTKAFGDRVAVDRVSLAVEAGSTHVLLGSTGSGKSTILRLILGLLQPDAGEIVVGGVAVTAGMRRELSRRLGYVVQEGALYPHLTAAGNATLGARAEGWSAERQCARVAALADLVGLERGLLDRYPAQLSGGQRQRVGLMRALMLDPPVLLLDEPLGALDPIARAELQVHLARIFRELGKTVLLVTHDVREAFVFGSHITLLNGGRVVQQGTFAELARQPAQPFVADFLRAQAQPPEMTEFL